Proteins from a genomic interval of Caulobacter sp. SL161:
- the mce gene encoding methylmalonyl-CoA epimerase, whose translation MIGKLNHVGVATPSIDESVKMYRDLLGATSITDKWAMPEQGVWVCFVNLPNSQIELIEPYGEKSPIHGFLAKNPKGGQHHICFEVENIYEARDALVAKGATVLGEPRIGAHGTLIIFVHPKDMGGMLVELMETPKDAHH comes from the coding sequence ATGATCGGCAAGCTCAATCACGTTGGCGTCGCCACACCGTCCATCGATGAGTCGGTGAAGATGTACCGCGATCTGCTCGGCGCCACGTCGATCACCGACAAGTGGGCGATGCCGGAGCAGGGGGTGTGGGTCTGTTTCGTCAACCTGCCCAACAGCCAGATCGAGCTTATTGAGCCTTATGGTGAGAAGTCTCCCATCCATGGCTTCCTGGCCAAGAACCCCAAGGGCGGTCAGCACCACATCTGCTTCGAGGTGGAGAACATCTACGAAGCCCGTGACGCCCTTGTGGCCAAGGGCGCGACGGTGCTTGGCGAGCCTCGCATCGGCGCGCACGGCACACTGATCATCTTCGTCCACCCCAAAGACATGGGCGGCATGCTTGTCGAGCTCATGGAAACGCCAAAGGACGCGCATCACTGA